GCTGAGTAGGGGGTGTACGACAAATCTAAGCAAACCATGGTGTGGGCAAAGCTGGTTCCCAAAAACATGCATGGTAAAAAGTATGACAATAAGGAGAACAGGGAAATATTCCATAGGGTGTAAATACCTTGGAGTTGGGGAGCTTACAGTCACACCATCTTCCATCGATCATGTGCCGCTGGGACATGACTTTGACCTGAGTCTCATAATCTGTGAAGCGCACAAAGCCAAACCCTTTGGAGTTTCCAGTCTTTGCGTCTCTCTTCACCTGCAACAAGAGGAGCTTCATGTCTCGGGTGTCTTCATGAACCAAATGTGCAGAATATAAGGCTAGAGGCTGCTTGCTACTGCCTGACTAGTTTCCTTACTACTGACCACGTCCCACTGCGTACCAGGAAGCACGATGGCGACATGCAACTGCTTAATGAGTTTGGCTCAATCTGCCATCAAGATACCTGGACTGTGACCTAGCAGGTCGAAGCACAAACCAGAACAGAGGCTCATACTGGGTGGCCAGTGACCCACAGCTGTTTGCCAGGCCAAGAGGACGTGCTAAACCAATAAGCAGGGATATTCTTAGGCACTTCAACTGCACAACCCTGGACAAAATGGGATTTAATGTGACAGAATTCCCTGTCATCACTGGCTGCAGTCGTAGACTAGACTCAATCTGGCAAATGGACCGCAGAAGCCCTCCGATTAGTGGATCTCTCACCAGACCTCTCATGGTTTCACCCACCTGCACCATGATAACTTCTCCGAAGGTGCTAAAGTAGTCCTTAAGGTCCTGCTCAGACGTTTTCCACGGCAGACCCAACACGATCAGATCTGACGTCTTCTGCACACCGCGCTTTATCTTCACTGCGGACGCAGCATCTATCTCTTCCATTTTCCTTTTGTTGTCTGTAGTTTGAAGAAATACTTTAATTTTTATTCCTACCAATGGCAGGTTTGAGAAATGgatctgcttctacaaacacgAAAATATCCAGAGACTGCACAACAAGCAGACCCAGGAACAAGATAATCGCCCTGGCAGTTTGCTTTTTTGCAATGCCGCATCACTGCTATGCATAACACAATTTCTTGCCTATTAACATTAATTTAACGCTCTTAGTCTCTAATATACGGTAACTCACTCGCTTTAAAACAGAAAGTATGGGTATTATTTTACTTGGAGGTGACGTCAGCGTGGGCCAGTAATATTGGTGGTTTAAAAGAGCGCAGCACAGGATGAAATGCAATTCAGAAGTAGGGGCTTCCTGAGCTAGAAATGCGCACATTGCCGCCGAGCTGCCTCACTTTGCTCACCCttctttaaatacattttaccgGCCCTTGCCCGCTGGCATAGACTTTGATTCCAAGACAAGGTACGATCATGGCTCTCAAACAGTGAGTCAACGGGCAATGCTCATAACAAACAGGTCAACTAAGATTTTTTACAGGAATTTACTAACACCTCCTCCTCTGATGCAAAACAACGATCCGTCCAACGGAAAGATGCCATCGGTGCCGGCGATCGCCAAACAACCACCGGGGCTTTTCAATCAGGCGGACAGACCCGACTGCACTGTACCTTTCGGGTAGTTGACGACATACACCAAGTTGCCCCAGTCGTTCTCAGGGGCGTGTAAAATGCCTTCGACCAGACGGACACCCCTCATACACTGAGAGACGGGGCTGCGGTACCGGAGGCCGCACGCTCCGGGAAATTGGGCGGCCACTGTGGACAGCAGCACGGTGCCGTCGTCCTCCGAGGGGATCTCCATGGGCTCCTCATTCTCGTCCTCGGCCACGCGGATGTACATCTCGGACATTTTACTCGCGCTGCTTCGCACTAAGCGGCTGGCGACTGGCTGACTAGCGCGGCAGGAGATACTAACCAGCTAGCAGGCAATCGCGGTCGGCGAAATACTACAGAACAATCTAGCGATCTTTGCCGAAAGTGCGTCGGGCAGTGATCAGTGCTGACGACAGCTGGAAAAAACACTCATACAACGATGGCGCCCCGGACGAAACTGTTTATGAAAACGCAGCTAGAGCGGTCGGCCATCAAAGGCCGTCAAACCGAACACGGGGAATGAATGGTTATTTTATGCTCTAAGTTTCGTGTTTTACGTAGTTACTGCTAAACAAACTACGTATTTAGCTGGAGAAACGACCTTGATTAAAATGTTAACTCAAACTTATAACGTGTAACTGCAAAACGGggagaaaaacaaacacaatatCCTAGCTTTCCCGTGCAAAGCTTCCAAACAAAATGGCTTCCCTCGCGTCACTGAGGGGAATTACATCATCAAGTCGGGCTGTCTCATTACATAAGGGCAAGAAGGGCAGCATGTAAAGTAAAACTGCGAAGAAATTGAATTTGCGGGTGCCGTACGACGGATTTTTAAGTATTAACTAATTTATACTGTTAAATTTTTAACATTCCTCGGTGAAAACCAAAAGATCCGCGTTCCGGTCCGGTGTATTTAGAATATATCCGATGGTTTTGCCTACATAGCACATGCGACACGTGAGTCACGTGATTTTCCCCGATCAATAGAATACAAGAGCGCGAGGACGTGAATATTATTACTGCCCGGTGCATAAAACGATAGACAAgcgttaattattaattataacTTACGTTATTTTAATCATAATATTTTATCAAATACTGTTAAAGTATCacaacatgaaacaaggcaacTTATTTGACTGTTCAAAAAGAACACCAAGGGCGTTTTTGGCCACTGAAAAGTCCATTTTGCCtgagcttttctttttttcagacACAGAATTATCAACACCCATATAATGTCCAAGGAAACTCAGGCACTTACCCATTGAATATTAAATATCAATagtacacgtacacacacaaataccATTTTCTCCAGTGGATCCTGCTTCAGCTAACTTCAGCTGCTCATCATAAGTATCACTGTGCTGTTTATGGTCTCTGCTGTGCTTAGGCAGAACTGTTTCTTATGCTCTTGGCAACACGGTAAGCTTatttgaactgaattgaatacGGGTTATCTTCTTCAAAGAGTCAAGAAGGCTAGATAGGTTATTAAAACCGGAAGTTTTCATCCAGGTGCGCGCAACTTCCAACTGTGCAGCACTCTGCTGCATGTTAAGTTCCGCACTGTCTGTGGTGTTGATTTGCCGTAACACCTCCTTTTTCCATCCGCAGACAGGCCCTCCTCCCTCTTTAGTGCGAAAATGCTCGGGTTTATAACCCTGAATGATCGGACCTAACGACTCAAATGGTTGCCAACTTGCTTCTGACAGATTGACACAAAGAATTATTGTTCCGTGATATATCTGAATTATCAGCAGGGGGTGAGGTAAAGGGATAACTGAACTAAGGTTTGCAGGCTTAAATCAGGCTGTTGTCCATACTTCCATCCAGCAATTTGTTCAGTACAGGGTCGCGGAGAGTGCAGGAGCCCATTCAGGGGAACATCTGGGTGCTGCGATAGTGGGACTCAAACCATCCATATACAAATAAAACGCGCCCCGACAAAACGTTCCCCAGGACCACAGTGTTACGAACAGACAGCAATCGAGGAAGAAGGAGATTTACTTTAATTATAAAAAAGGTGCGAAACACAAAACAGTGCAACATAAGGGGGTGGGCTTAACACTGTAAGCATCATTCTGTATTTGACAATATTGTGGTGTACAGAACAGTCATAAGTATGCAAATTAAGTTTGTTACTCTATAATGGTCATTTTAAGACAACTATATATTTTACTACATAGACGTAGAGTGTATGATTGTGCACGGTACAAATAAAAACTTGAACCACAAATGGGTGTACTGACGATCCGCAGTCCGTCCCCTTTCTGACACCGCAGTCCCAGATCGTCGTAAAACAATGAAATCCTTACCTGGTGCTTCTCAGTTTTATGGAAACTCTCTCATGCACTGTAATATTGTACGCTCGCTTCCTTTACACTTGGTCGAGATATTCGCAGCAAACACAGCTGGCTGGCACACGTATCCTATAAATAGGATACCTACCTGCCTCCCGGTATCCTGCAAAATTAACCTGCTCTCAGAAGTCAGCGCCatggatttaaaaataatagGCCTTATCATTGCACTTGTGtaagtatttaattatttatttctttcattccgcattcatatttaaattcatgcatatatttttctgccgagatatttatttttctttgctgTCGTTATATTACTTACTAACTTAATTTTAATTGATGGTACACTCGTGTCCTCAGTTTTTTTCGTATATATAATGTTGTCGCACAAATTGTACAGTACGCCTTATTCTTGCAGGGTATTTGTGCTGGCCGCTAGAGGACGTTCAGTGAGGGTTCAGGAAAGAGCATGGATACAAGATCCTTCACCAAGCATTACAGGTACAGAATTCCTCAGTCTTCCACTTATGTGCTTTTAAACGAAGTTTCCGTGTCATAAAATTTAGATTCTGTATGTTCTTCGATCATGCCTTATGTTAAACGTGTAAAACTATAATACCTTAAGATTGGTTTGAGCTATTTGAATTTGGAGCTTTGAAACCTGGCATATCTCAGGTAGGATTCCCTAACTGTACAGCACCGACTTATGCATGTGGAGGATCTAGAGGAACTGTAAAAGGTGCTGGCTGGGGGCAGGCAGACCTGGGCTGGCTTTTTTGCAAGGGCCCGGGTTAGAAAAAAGTTCAAGGCCTATTTTGAAGCCCAGTCCAGGCCTGGTTGTGAGGTTGACGGGATGGACACAAGTAGTTTTTTTGCCCCAGAAGGAGACGTGGAGTGCTTCTCGGAGTACATGGAGTTGTGGGTACACAGGATGAAGATTGAAGGGCTGCGGCTCTGGCTCTCTGGAGCGTTGAGGATTCCAGGTGAGGATTACGTCACCTTCACATCACGGGATCGAAGGACGATCACATTATTTCCTCCTACAAACATAGATTTTAAAAGAAGATTACAAGCTAATTTAAAAACTGGAACTTGCAACCTAGCCTCCCTGTTACCTTTATATATGCAGAGGAAATCGTCCATTgaatttaataaagaaatatatTTGAGTAATTTAAAAATGGGAATTCCCTATTCCCTCAGATTACTAGCGTTGTCTCCATTTCATCCAGTCAGTCTTGCGTCCCTGGAACATTTGAACTTCAAGTTATCTGCCTGCGGATTCTCGCTGCATAGAGATGCAGAGAGGAACTATGTCTTCAGGGTCCTCTACAGTGGCTGTTTTGTGCAGTTAGAGGTATGCTGTCATTGCACCAGTCCATAATCATTACTCGTTTTTTTATGAGAAGTTGATGTAACAAAGTATGTCACTAGTtattttgactttaatgttcgtatatattaatataagaacataagaaatttacaagcaagaggaggccattcggcccctCAAGTTCGTTtgtggagaacttaactaatagctcagagttgttaaaatcttatctagctctgatttaaaggaacccagggttttagcttgcgctacactagcaggcagactattccatactctaactaacgctgtgtaaagaagtgcttcctcaaattcagtttaaaatgttctcctgttaatttccacctatggccacaagttctagtatttaaactaatattgaagtagccatttggctgaatagcatccagacctgttagaatctcatatacctggatcatgtcccccttagtctcctttgcttgaggtaaacagattcagctcagctaacctctcctcacaacacattcctctaagaccaggaatcattcttgtagtccTACATTgccccttttccaaggcagcaatgtaaGGTAAGgcgaccaaacctgcacataaTATTctaggaattatataatcttagcatcacctccctcgtcttaaactccacacacctagagatgtaacccaacattctattggccttttttattgcttccccacactgatgagagtgggacatggaagcatcaacatacacaccgagatctttctcataatcagctacctttatttcagtggaacccataaaatatctgtactttatatttctgctccctgcatggattaccttacatttatctatgttaaattttatctgccaggtatcagcccagtcgctgattaaatccagatcccgttgttgCCTTTGTGCTGCTCGTTCAGTATCTATTACACCAGATGATCTATTCTTGTGTACTGAACTATTATTGGTTGATTTAAATCATTGTGTGACTGCTCTGTGTAGAAATCATTCACATATTTTATAAATTGtaattgttttaaaaaatcTCGGGTTTCAGCAAGGCAACTACATAATATCACTGAATCTGATGACGAGAACGAGCCGATTTGGAGGCTGGTCTAATGGCTTCGTTATGAAATGTCCTCGTGTGACAGCGCCTCCCAGTGGCGAGCACATTCACTGTGACCCAGACTTCATAGAGGTGAGTCACGCTAACGTGATGTCATGTCGTTGTCTGGTTTCTCCCCGCAATCCAAAAAACATAttaaggttaattggagttcccAAAGTgggtgactgtgccctgcgataggttggcaccccatcctgggttattccctgccctgtgcctgtAGCTCTGGGCCTCTGTGACCCAGCATAAGGCAAGATGATACAGGAAATGCAAATAAGCACAAGCATATGCAAGGTTTAAAGAAAATGCAACTTTTGCACGGTCATTTATTTTCATATCTGCTTCAGGTAACGAGACAAATCCCCACCGACAACTGGAATAACCAGGTATGACACACAGACCGTTTTTAAATCTGGTTTGTTAAGGTATTCAGTGCTCAGCAatctaaattgtgttttttatgcaaGGCAAGTCACAATAACGACTGCTTGGCAGAGTAACATGTTCAATGGATCTGGTTTAGGAAAAAGCTAATTGTGTAGCTGCAGTATAAGCACATGTCGTCCGTAGCTCCCCTGGTCTCTGGCACTGAGAGGCAAGCTGGTGGTAGCTCTGGAAGACGCTAGCCTGATCAGCTTGAACGTGGAGACCCATGGTGCCAACATCACCGTACAGGGCAGGAGAAGCGACATACTGACCGGCGATACGGTATGCCATTCCGAGTGAAGCAGACCGAGAACGAATGATTcacatattaaaatatgttattaCCACTAGATACATTAATGCAGGTAAAAGCAGTGGGGGCGGGAGAAGGGGGGGCATAATccttatttataaaatattgtcaTTAATATGCAGACGTCTTTCCTAAACCTCGAATGTGgtttgtgtttacatgtgattaTTACATAGTTCTTCATGCAACATATAACAAAAGGACAGAGCAGTACGCTCCTGCCTGGGACCTGACCTTTACTGTACTTAACCATCCCTAACCACTATGGCAGTTTAATATCAGTGATGTGTTTGTATATGACAACTGAATGTAGGTAAATAAAAGCTGCAAACTAAAACCGTGAGACTAGCAAATTGGGAGCTGTTATGTATTCCAAAAGCAAGGGGAAGTCTCACTGAAAAACTGACGGCATAGAAGGCTAGGGGCCCGCGCTACAAAGGCTAAGGGCTGGTGTAACGAGCATTAAGGGCCGGCGCTACGAAGGCTAGGGACCAGCGCTACAAAGGCTAAGGGCTGGTGTTAACGAGCATTAAGGGCCGGCGCTACGAAGGCTAGGGGCCGACGCTACGAAGGCTAGGAGTCGGCGCTACAAAGGCTAAGGGCTGGTGTAACGAGCATTAAGGGCCGGCGCTACGAAGGCTAGGGGACAACGCTACAAAGGCTAGGAGTCGGCGCTACAAAGGCTAAGGGCTGGTGTAACGAGCATTAAGGGCCGGCGCTACGAAGGCTAGGGGCCGACGTTACAAAGGCTAGGAGTCGGCGCTACAAAGGCTAAGGGCTGGTGTAACGAGCATTAAGGGCCGGCGCTACGAAGGCTAGGGGCCGACGCTACAAAGGCTAGGAGTCGGTGCTACAAAGGCTAAGGGCTGGTGTAACGAGCATTAAGGGCCGGCGATACAAAGGCTAGGGACCGACACTACGAAGGCTAGGAGCCGACGCTACAAAGGCTAAGGGCTGGTGTAACGAGCATTAAGGGCCGGCGCTACGAAGGCTAGGGGCCGACGCTACAAAGGCTAGGAGTTGGCGCTACAAAGGCTAAGGGCTGGTGTAATGAGCATTAAGGGCCGACACTACGAAGGCTAGGGGCCGACGCTATGAACACTAGGGGCCAGTGCTACGAAGGCTAGGGGCCGACGCTATGAACACTAGGGGCTGGCGCTACGATGGCTAGGGGTCGGTATTACGAAGGTTAGGGGCCGACGCTACGATGCCTAGGGGTCGGTGTTACGAAGGTTAGGGGCCGGCATTATGAAGTTTAAGGCCAGACAGAAACCTTGCTGGTGTAGTTTATGACCAAGGTGCCAGACCTGAATCACTTCAggaaaaatatgcaaataaagGACAAGCAGTAGCATTTGAACAAAGCCTGGCTACTGGGGAAATGAACAGATGGACCATGCGCCACAGGAAATGGAACGACTTGGGGAATTCCTGCCTCTCCGGCTGGTCAGCGGTCATTACTCATACAGCATGGAGGCTGTCTGTCCCAATGGTGAGCTGTGCGGCTTCTTACACTCTAAGACTGTATCGTTTTGTTGCTTTTACCACAGACCAGATtatatattgtgcttttttctcCTATGACACTTTTTGAAATGTAGAATTATACTGCTGCATTCTCATGCATGACATGTTTTTCAAACTCATATATCAACATATatcagtataaaatatattgtAATGTGAAGCCTTATCAGCATAAGTGCAGAAAGAGCAGCAATAGTCCACTGAGCAAAGTGCAGGTCATGATAAGTGGGTAGTTTCTGAAAGGGAGACAGTTTACAGCAGCATTTGCCTTTAAGGGACACCCTTTTCAGTCCCAAATCCATCCCTTTAACCAATATGTCCCTTTCCCTTTAAGGGGCATGAGACTCCTGAGCATTGACTCGCTGAGCATTGACTCCTGAATCTGAATTGGCCCTTGAGTACAGAGTAATACTGGGAGAGGGAGGCCCGGGCATGGAAAGGAACAAAATGGCCGCGTGTTTGAATGTCTTGGTCCCCGTCAGTTTCCAGGTCGCCGGAGCCCCTGGCTGTGCTGCACATCCTCAAGCGGCGGATGGGTCTGGTGAAGCGCAGCTGGCTGGACAGGGAGAGCCTGACGCTCAGCGGCGTGTCAGTCAGCCAGACCGACGCCTTCATCGTGTCCGAGGGAAGCGACTATGTGCAGCTCATCGTCAACACCTCCCACATCACCACAACCAAGGTGGGGGCTGTCATTTACATCCTACATCGTAACCTGCTTCCCTTCAGGAACAGCAGGGGTAAATCGGACTGACCAGTGAGGACCTTTAGCCAAAAAGCAAACACAAAAAGCTCCACACTGCAACTTaatctaaccctaaacctaaccctaaccctaacctgcctTTTTTACGTAGCAGCCACATGTCCGCACTTTGTGGTTCAAAATCCCACAACTTCCATGGTCTTCCAGTGCTGTATTTGTTTTCACTGCATTCCTCCGTTGTCTCCTCcaacagtccagaaacatgcagtGAGTGAAACTGGTCTTTCTGAATTGCCTGCTGTGTGTGAATGGGCGTGTCTCCGGCCGTGTGTGAATGGGCGTGTCTCCGGCCGTGTGCGAATGGGCGTGTCTCCGGCCGTGTGTGAATGGGCGTGTCCCCGGCCGTGTGTGAATGGGCATGTCCCCGGCCGTGTGTGAATGGGCGTGTCCCCGGCCGTGTGTGAATGGGCGTGTCCCCGGCCGTGTGTGAATGGGCGTGTCTCCGGCCGTGTGTGAATGGGCGTGTCTCCGGCCGTATGCCCTGCCCCCTCTGGGATTAGCTCCAGGCTCaacatgaccctgtactggatgaaTGTTTATGGAAGATCAAAGGATCTTTAGATACACACAGAGAAGTAAATGTTAGTTTTTTGATTCAGTTAGATTCTTGGAAAACCATTCTTGGAGAAAAATAGCTTTTTCTAAGTTGTGTCAATTTTAATGAGATTCAGCA
Above is a genomic segment from Brienomyrus brachyistius isolate T26 unplaced genomic scaffold, BBRACH_0.4 scaffold140, whole genome shotgun sequence containing:
- the tardbpa gene encoding TAR DNA binding protein, like is translated as MSEMYIRVAEDENEEPMEIPSEDDGTVLLSTVAAQFPGACGLRYRSPVSQCMRGVRLVEGILHAPENDWGNLVYVVNYPKDNKRKMEEIDAASAVKIKRGVQKTSDLIVLGLPWKTSEQDLKDYFSTFGEVIMVQVKRDAKTGNSKGFGFVRFTDYETQVKVMSQRHMIDGRWCDCKLPNSKQGPDEPMRSRKVFVGRCTEDMTADDLRQFFMQYGEVTDVFIPKPFRAFAFVTFADDQVAQSLCGEDLIIKGVSVHISNAEPKHNNIHHLFSNFPGRSPALAALFQRSQYQCPSSHV
- the cunh1orf127 gene encoding uncharacterized protein C1orf127 homolog isoform X1, which codes for MKSLPGASQFYGNSLMHCNIVRSLPLHLVEIFAANTAGWHTYPINRIPTCLPVSCKINLLSEVSAMDLKIIGLIIALVVFVLAARGRSVRVQERAWIQDPSPSITEGDVECFSEYMELWVHRMKIEGLRLWLSGALRIPVSLASLEHLNFKLSACGFSLHRDAERNYVFRVLYSGCFVQLEQGNYIISLNLMTRTSRFGGWSNGFVMKCPRVTAPPSGEHIHCDPDFIEVTRQIPTDNWNNQLPWSLALRGKLVVALEDASLISLNVETHGANITVQGRRSDILTGDTEMERLGEFLPLRLVSGHYSYSMEAVCPNVSRSPEPLAVLHILKRRMGLVKRSWLDRESLTLSGVSVSQTDAFIVSEGSDYVQLIVNTSHITTTKNCPGSLGGSLVQPFFRVDAAITFKETPHRLYWSLENFLPCRESASSSASLADRKVDSVSDLHTTTPSAGGALEMPSASGTAMSYGQPNSETDAQEPLTSTAPPLSEAAMSTSKTPKNTVNVKSVTTETPWNVTRVSPVTDAPATAPPAGTQRTPVPTEVPPKTFLSLDPVGHTGAEQTEQLARITPGTGSGSEFTDGSGVTPTETPDSLLTWWAGTSEPKEGRGSTGRHPGLGLGNNTVEKIDEWQPSDVLLARSSVSGPSRTAETQLANMSSTLQPRGRLPPNSDLLSPETVTLSHPPSPSAASQLTPSEVMSAPPNSDSLPAGTMRPSGVFPDPVPDMNSFVDSVSPLRSGLRQTNTTLLNPAPPGSQLNGSSAHPIMGA